The following proteins are co-located in the Hevea brasiliensis isolate MT/VB/25A 57/8 chromosome 11, ASM3005281v1, whole genome shotgun sequence genome:
- the LOC110649161 gene encoding uncharacterized protein LOC110649161 has product MARTQELNGLEDCPKPLSWDIKRPNYPKYIFKISLLFTFPLPALLLEREAPRFVRKRTEEMLPHQWAQPCGGHCTHKYAALTQIPWRVFCKKGCDADGETWEECLEECNEICYKDPVLKDQQWSAYIDRSPGAASYSEECFHACVSGCGYKLEIEQDKVDQARPNRPCKPPPPLKPAPVQKPPPLTTKPGEPTEDIPCTSA; this is encoded by the exons ATGGCCCGGACCCAAGAGTTGAATGGTTTAGAGGATTGCCCTAAGCCCTTGAGCTGGGATATTAAAAGACCAAATTACCCCAAGTATATATTCAAGATCTCTCTACTGTTCACCTTTCCTCTCCCTGCCCTTCTCCTAGAGAGAGAAGCTCCGAGATTTGTAAGAAAGAGAACGGAAGAGATGCTGCCCCATCAATGGGCTCAACCTTGTGGCGGTCATTGCACCCACAAATACGCAGCTCTTACTCAGATTCCAT GGCGAGTGTTCTGCAAGAAGGGATGTGATGCCGATGGAGAAACATGGGAAGAAT GTTTGGAAGAGTGTAATGAAATATGTTATAAGGACCCTGTATTGAAGGATCAGCAGTGGAGTGCTTACATTGACCGGTCTCCTGGAGCTGCTAGTTATTCTGAG GAGTGCTTCCATGCCTGTGTATCTGGCTGTGGTTACAAG CTTGAAATTGAACAAGATAAAGTTGATCAGGCACGTCCAAACAGGCCATGCAAGCCTCCTCCTCCTTTGAAGCCAGCCCCTGTTCAGAAGCCTCCTCCACTAACTACTAAGCCTGGTGAACCTACTGAAGACATACCTTGCACTTCTGCATAA